The sequence below is a genomic window from Tenacibaculum tangerinum.
TGGTAAAGGTTAAATCGCCTCTCATGTCTCTTCGTTTGGCAATTTCTTCTTTGGTAATTGCTATCGGTAATTCTGAAGCTTCTTTTTCTACTTCTTCAGGAAATTCATAAGGAAGTCCGTATTCTAATAAAATAGAATGGATTTCGGTATTATGATCTCCTGGTTTTCCTAAAACCTGCGTAATTTTTCCAAACGGATTCTTAGAGTTTTCGGGCCAATCCGTTATTTTAGCTACTACTTTTTCACCGTGTTTGGCTCCATTTAGTTTACTTTGTGATATAAAAATATCGGCATACATTTTCGTATTATCGGGCAAAACGAATCCGAAATTTTTATTCATCTGTAGCACACCAACGAATTCGATTTTCGCTCTTTCTATGATTTCTACGACATCGGCTTCTAACTTATTGCTTCTTCTCTTTTTATATACATACGCTTTTACAGTATCATTATGCAGTCCTTTTCCTAAATTAACAGAAGGAACAAAAATATCTTCTTCAAAATCGTCTGAGATAAAGTAAGCATTGCCATTGGAAGTAGCGTCTAAAGTACCAATATGATATTTTCGATCTTCATTTATTTGATACTTGCCTCTGTCTACTTCTTTAATTTTTTTATTAGCTGTAAGTTCTGCTAGCTTTTTAATAATTTGAGTTTTTCCATCGGTATCAGAAATTCCCATTTTTGAAGCTATTTGCTTGTAGTTGTAATTTTTATTACTGTCTTCGTTAAGTATTTTGAAAATGCTTCGGGTAAGGTTTTTAATAACTTTTCCCTTTTTTTTATAGATTTTTTTCTTTCTAGTCATTAATCTTTCGTCTTATTTAATTTTTTGCCAAAGTACGAATAAAATTAATGTAAGTGATTTAAAATAATTGTTATAAATTCATTTCGTACTTTTCTCCTCTTCATTCAAAAGTTTTTATATGAATAGTTCTTGGTTTTTAATTGTTAATCCTGTAGCTGGTAATGGTAACTTTAATAAATATTGGAATGAAATTCAACAAGAATTAAAAATAAATAATATTGCTTATGAATATGCTTTAACAGCACATTCAAAACGTGAAAAAACGATTGTTCAACTAGCTATTGATAAAGGGTATACAAAAATAATTTCTGTAGGTGGAGATGGTACTTTACATCATATTATTAACGGAATTATGACTCAAAATAGTATTAATTCAAAAGATATTACTGTTGCTGTAATTCCTTTAGGTACTGGTAATGATTGGGTTAAAACATATAATATACCTAAAAACATTAAAACTGCTATTCATTTAATAAAAAAAGAAAAGTCAATTTTTCAAGACGTAGGTTACTTAGAGTTGTCTAATACTACTACTTACTTTAATAATGTTGCTGGTATAGGTTTTGATGGCTATGTTGTTAATAAGTTAAATAAATTGAAAAGATTCGGCTCTATTGCTTATTTAATTAGTGGAATAGCAGGAATTTTATTCTATAAAAAAACTACTTTAAAAATAGATATTGATGATATTTCTATTGAAACAAAGTGCTTAATGACTCTGTTTGG
It includes:
- a CDS encoding diacylglycerol/lipid kinase family protein; this translates as MNSSWFLIVNPVAGNGNFNKYWNEIQQELKINNIAYEYALTAHSKREKTIVQLAIDKGYTKIISVGGDGTLHHIINGIMTQNSINSKDITVAVIPLGTGNDWVKTYNIPKNIKTAIHLIKKEKSIFQDVGYLELSNTTTYFNNVAGIGFDGYVVNKLNKLKRFGSIAYLISGIAGILFYKKTTLKIDIDDISIETKCLMTLFGICKYSGGGMQLTDYKESNNGLLDITIAKNLSFWDVLVSIKRLYNGKILQHKKVETYSSNSLLITPKNIDNKPYIQADGELIGTGKVKVSIVKSAIRIVVP